A section of the Planctomycetota bacterium genome encodes:
- a CDS encoding nucleoside monophosphate kinase gives MARFQSILLFGAPGAGKGTQGKILGQIPGFYHLSCGEVFRTLDINSDLGRTFVQHSSKGLLVPDDVTVKMWHQNMHARTVLSDYKPNVDLLVLDGIPRNVNQARLLEKHINVLQVIHLVCPNKEEMVQRLHRRALKENRFDDAKEDVIRKRWQIYEKETFPVLEYYRADLVREVDATGSPARVLEHILEWVVPIQEAHFNNPITGEKIADPAPPNGVHPAPPSTVRVEGPPPARTRAPSTGTRRGARAAARGRT, from the coding sequence ATGGCGCGCTTTCAGTCCATTCTTCTCTTCGGGGCGCCCGGCGCGGGCAAGGGCACGCAGGGCAAGATCCTCGGCCAGATCCCCGGCTTCTACCACCTCTCCTGCGGCGAGGTCTTCCGCACGCTCGACATCAACAGCGACCTTGGCCGCACCTTCGTCCAGCACTCCTCCAAGGGCCTTCTCGTGCCCGACGACGTCACCGTCAAGATGTGGCACCAGAACATGCACGCCCGCACCGTGCTCAGCGACTACAAGCCCAACGTCGACCTGCTCGTGCTCGACGGCATCCCCCGCAACGTCAACCAGGCGCGCCTCCTCGAGAAGCACATCAACGTGCTCCAGGTCATCCACCTCGTCTGCCCCAACAAGGAGGAAATGGTCCAGCGCCTCCACCGGCGCGCCCTCAAGGAAAACCGCTTCGACGACGCCAAGGAAGACGTCATCCGCAAGCGTTGGCAGATCTACGAGAAGGAAACGTTCCCCGTCCTCGAGTACTACCGCGCCGATCTCGTCCGCGAGGTCGACGCCACCGGATCTCCGGCCCGCGTGCTCGAGCACATCCTCGAGTGGGTCGTGCCCATCCAGGAAGCACACTTCAACAACCCCATCACCGGTGAGAAGATCGCCGACCCGGCGCCCCCCAACGGCGTGCACCCCGCCCCGCCCTCGACTGTCCGCGTCGAGGGGCCCCCGCCCGCCCGCACGCGCGCACCGAGCACCGGCACCCGTCGCGGCGCCCGTGCCGCGGCCCGCGGACGCACCTAA
- a CDS encoding nucleoside monophosphate kinase yields the protein MSGPYQTILLFGPPGSGKGTQGEILAKIPGFFHCSTGAIFRSLDMSSDIGKLFYQYSSRGELVPDDVTIRIWSQNLYAHVILGTFKPSQDLLVLDGLPRTVNQAKLLYKYINVLRIINLVAKDREALFERMKKRALKQNRVDDAQDDVIRRRFEVYEAETRPMLEFYDPDLISEVDAMGSPAEVLTQILEAVVPIQSAHFNNPLGGG from the coding sequence GTGTCCGGACCGTACCAGACCATCCTGCTGTTCGGCCCGCCCGGCTCGGGCAAGGGCACCCAGGGCGAGATCCTCGCGAAGATCCCCGGCTTCTTTCACTGCTCCACCGGCGCGATCTTCCGCTCGCTCGACATGTCCAGCGACATCGGCAAGCTGTTCTACCAATACTCCTCGCGGGGCGAGCTCGTCCCCGACGACGTCACCATCCGCATCTGGAGCCAGAACCTCTACGCCCACGTCATCCTCGGCACCTTCAAGCCCAGCCAGGACCTGCTCGTGCTCGACGGCCTGCCCCGCACCGTCAACCAGGCGAAACTGCTCTACAAGTACATCAACGTCCTGCGCATCATCAACCTCGTCGCGAAAGACCGCGAGGCGCTCTTCGAGCGCATGAAGAAGCGGGCCCTCAAGCAGAACCGGGTTGACGACGCCCAGGACGATGTCATCCGCCGGCGTTTCGAGGTGTACGAGGCCGAAACGCGCCCGATGCTCGAGTTCTACGACCCCGACCTCATCAGCGAGGTCGACGCGATGGGCTCACCGGCCGAGGTGCTCACGCAGATCCTGGAGGCCGTGGTGCCGATCCAGAGCGCCCACTTCAACAACCCGCTGGGGGGTGGGTGA
- a CDS encoding type II secretion system protein yields the protein MITRRHAFSLIELLVVIAVIAVLIGILLPALGQARMTARATVCGARLQQIGVGLTAYLNDFPERLPQMKGPLPEGGESVIGALFAGKKGQLPFYAIDEIGAARRPLNGYLSEQAYEDEKTPGSVDLAWARSPSDKGASSTGVPIPGFERTDSMYDLIGCSYTLNDHTLAGEEQATLVPLGGGRMPPVTNTSKTWVIGTHSIYNYQQGGDRGMRWFHPNRVEAGLLFVDMHVRTRVPVPPGVENTTAEYTFLP from the coding sequence GTGATCACCCGCCGGCACGCGTTCTCGCTCATCGAACTGCTGGTCGTGATCGCGGTGATCGCCGTGCTCATCGGCATCCTGCTGCCCGCCCTCGGGCAGGCGCGCATGACCGCCCGGGCCACCGTGTGCGGGGCGCGGCTCCAGCAGATCGGCGTGGGGCTGACGGCCTACCTGAACGACTTCCCCGAGCGCCTGCCGCAGATGAAGGGGCCGCTGCCCGAAGGGGGAGAAAGCGTCATCGGCGCGCTCTTCGCGGGCAAGAAGGGGCAGTTGCCGTTCTACGCCATCGACGAGATCGGGGCGGCGCGGCGCCCGCTGAACGGGTATCTGTCCGAGCAGGCGTACGAGGACGAAAAGACGCCAGGCTCGGTGGACCTCGCGTGGGCACGGTCGCCGAGCGACAAGGGAGCGTCGAGCACGGGCGTGCCGATCCCCGGGTTCGAGCGGACGGACTCGATGTACGACCTGATCGGATGCTCGTACACGCTGAACGACCACACACTGGCGGGCGAGGAGCAGGCGACGCTGGTGCCGCTCGGGGGCGGGCGCATGCCGCCGGTGACCAACACGTCCAAGACGTGGGTGATCGGGACGCACTCGATTTACAACTATCAACAAGGGGGCGACCGCGGGATGCGCTGGTTCCATCCGAACCGGGTCGAAGCGGGGCTGCTGTTCGTCGACATGCACGTGCGGACGCGCGTGCCCGTGCCACCGGGCGTCGAGAACACGACGGCGGAGTACACGTTCCTGCCTTAG
- a CDS encoding nucleoside permease: MDHSNTGNPNAAGGVGVVARLSVMMFLQFFVWGAWYVSMTGFMNRTDMGGLIPAAYSVGPIAAILSPFFLGLIADRYFPTERVLAVMMLLGGGILFAAPAVAEAYNPETDGSAFFHPYTLVLLGHMLCFMPTLGLTSSLSFHNLPNREKQFPLVRVWGTIGWIAGNIAVSFLPGKDQAAEQFYLAGVAAIALGLYSFTLPHTPPPARGSKPSVREILGLDSIALLAKPNYAVFMVCSFLLCIPLAGYYAFARNYVEAAGAVVNDSAVFTMSFGQMSEILFMLVMPLCFARLGVKWMLAIGMLAWVVRYGLFAGAWDGRVEWMILGGILLHGICYDFFFVTGMIYVDKAANPRIRSQAQGFLVLVTQGLGMFIGAQAFGRLVGHFTTDGPDGATVLAWKDIWLWPCVFAGVIMLVFIALFRERAASAAPQTGLEPPGPTR, translated from the coding sequence ATGGATCACTCGAACACGGGCAATCCGAACGCCGCCGGCGGCGTCGGCGTCGTCGCCCGCCTCAGCGTCATGATGTTCCTGCAGTTCTTCGTCTGGGGCGCCTGGTACGTCTCGATGACCGGGTTCATGAACCGCACCGACATGGGCGGGCTGATCCCGGCGGCGTACTCCGTGGGCCCGATCGCCGCGATCCTCTCGCCGTTCTTCCTCGGGCTCATCGCCGATCGCTACTTCCCCACCGAGCGCGTGCTCGCCGTGATGATGCTGCTGGGCGGGGGCATCCTCTTCGCCGCCCCGGCGGTCGCCGAGGCGTACAACCCCGAGACCGACGGCTCGGCCTTCTTCCACCCCTACACGCTCGTGCTGCTGGGACACATGCTGTGCTTCATGCCCACCCTGGGGCTGACGAGCAGCCTCTCGTTCCACAACCTGCCCAACCGCGAGAAGCAGTTCCCGCTCGTGCGTGTCTGGGGCACGATCGGCTGGATCGCCGGCAACATCGCCGTGAGCTTCCTGCCCGGAAAGGACCAGGCCGCCGAGCAGTTCTACCTGGCCGGCGTCGCGGCGATCGCGCTGGGGCTGTACTCGTTCACGCTGCCCCACACGCCCCCGCCCGCGCGGGGCAGCAAGCCCAGCGTCCGCGAGATCCTTGGGCTCGACTCGATCGCGCTCCTGGCCAAGCCCAACTACGCGGTCTTCATGGTGTGCTCGTTCCTGCTGTGCATCCCGCTGGCGGGGTACTACGCCTTCGCGCGGAACTATGTTGAGGCGGCCGGGGCGGTCGTGAACGACTCGGCGGTGTTCACGATGTCGTTCGGGCAGATGTCCGAGATCCTGTTCATGCTGGTGATGCCGCTGTGCTTCGCGCGCCTGGGCGTGAAGTGGATGCTCGCGATCGGCATGCTCGCCTGGGTCGTGCGCTACGGGCTCTTCGCCGGGGCGTGGGACGGGCGGGTGGAGTGGATGATCCTGGGCGGCATCCTGCTGCACGGCATCTGCTACGACTTCTTCTTCGTGACCGGCATGATCTACGTGGACAAGGCCGCCAACCCCCGGATCCGCAGCCAGGCTCAGGGGTTCCTCGTGCTCGTGACGCAGGGCCTGGGCATGTTCATCGGGGCGCAGGCGTTCGGACGCCTCGTCGGGCACTTCACGACCGACGGGCCCGACGGCGCGACCGTCCTGGCCTGGAAGGACATCTGGCTGTGGCCGTGCGTCTTCGCCGGCGTCATCATGCTCGTCTTCATCGCGCTGTTCCGCGAGCGTGCCGCGAGCGCGGCCCCGCAGACAGGGCTTGAACCGCCCGGCCCGACCCGGTAG
- a CDS encoding Gfo/Idh/MocA family oxidoreductase — MTHEPAPHAEHGQSRRSFLSTAALIAGAGALAACATKGKPVASAGATSPAPTAKPRVPLSEGETIRIGVIGTGGMGTGHVHAFCNIMKKNREKVHVVALADVNDLFVQKAQAHCQKEYPDVSVETYRDYRQLLARQDIHGVLIASPEHWHADHAIDALLAGKDVYLEKPMTLNLADALRLRKVVRANPELIMQVGTQYAAQPKYLEAKKLIESGELGPALWSQCSYCRNTPKGEWNYYGIDDKWQPGVNLDWEQWCRPIGKRAWDPKVYIRWRRYRECSTGIVGDLLVHEMTPLFAAMNNCGWPVRVSAMGAHHVDKEMENHDQVNLTVQFENGHTMIVAGNTNNEAGLEKMIRCQKGNIFLNSRHCVVRPERAWQAEVEERTINCPDVGDEQDQHRVNWLSCMRTRQQPFSDIEQGTKVMVCVDLATRAMWEGGSWSFDPKTMKATRA, encoded by the coding sequence ATGACGCACGAACCCGCCCCGCACGCCGAGCACGGGCAGTCCCGGCGCTCGTTCCTCTCCACCGCGGCGCTCATCGCCGGCGCGGGCGCCCTCGCGGCGTGCGCCACCAAGGGCAAGCCCGTCGCCAGCGCGGGCGCCACCTCCCCCGCCCCCACCGCCAAGCCCCGCGTCCCGCTGAGCGAGGGCGAGACGATCCGCATCGGCGTCATCGGCACCGGCGGCATGGGCACCGGGCACGTGCACGCCTTCTGCAACATCATGAAGAAGAACCGCGAGAAGGTCCACGTCGTCGCCCTCGCCGACGTCAACGACCTCTTCGTGCAGAAAGCCCAGGCGCACTGCCAGAAGGAATACCCCGACGTCAGCGTCGAGACCTATCGCGACTACCGCCAGCTCTTGGCACGCCAGGACATCCACGGCGTGCTCATCGCCAGCCCCGAGCACTGGCACGCCGACCACGCCATCGACGCGCTCCTCGCCGGCAAGGACGTCTACCTCGAGAAGCCGATGACGCTCAACCTCGCCGACGCGCTGCGCCTGCGCAAGGTCGTGCGGGCCAACCCCGAGCTCATCATGCAGGTCGGCACGCAGTACGCCGCCCAGCCCAAGTACCTCGAGGCCAAGAAGCTCATCGAGAGCGGCGAGCTCGGGCCGGCCCTGTGGAGCCAGTGCTCCTACTGCCGCAACACGCCCAAGGGCGAGTGGAACTACTACGGGATCGACGACAAGTGGCAGCCGGGCGTGAACCTCGACTGGGAGCAGTGGTGCCGCCCGATCGGCAAGCGCGCCTGGGACCCCAAGGTCTACATCCGCTGGCGGCGCTACCGCGAGTGCTCGACGGGCATCGTGGGCGACCTCCTCGTGCACGAGATGACCCCGCTCTTCGCCGCGATGAACAACTGCGGCTGGCCGGTTCGGGTCAGCGCCATGGGCGCCCACCATGTCGACAAGGAGATGGAGAACCACGACCAGGTGAACCTGACCGTGCAGTTCGAGAACGGGCACACCATGATTGTCGCGGGCAACACGAACAACGAGGCCGGGCTCGAGAAGATGATCCGCTGCCAGAAGGGCAACATCTTCCTCAACAGCCGGCACTGCGTCGTCCGCCCCGAGCGCGCCTGGCAGGCCGAGGTCGAGGAACGCACGATCAACTGCCCCGACGTCGGCGACGAGCAGGACCAGCACCGCGTCAACTGGCTCTCGTGCATGCGCACCCGCCAGCAGCCGTTCAGCGACATCGAGCAGGGCACCAAGGTCATGGTCTGCGTGGACCTCGCCACCCGCGCGATGTGGGAGGGCGGGTCCTGGTCGTTCGATCCCAAGACCATGAAGGCCACCCGCGCCTGA
- a CDS encoding FAD:protein FMN transferase yields the protein MGCRFELVLAGTDAPTLRAAGDRALDEIASLHDRLSAFDPVSTLSRINREAHTAPIAVAGDLFDLLALAHRVWAESAGAFDPTIGPLMRLWGLRGESPNCPPDHAALDAARARVGFAHVDLDAASCSVRLARPGMQLDLGAIAKGHAIDVALAILRDAGVPAALIHAGTSSVGAIGAPPGLQAWHVRVRPRAPGPTLGVRLRDACLGVSEPGGRVAHVGSRDVGHVIDPRSGVPVESAGAALVVARSGALADAWSTALLVLARRPTTLDAASDGPATGPTTSTTTSAVLARGAWTIDDPRGCIDVDAPADSHTTPPPLGGST from the coding sequence ATGGGTTGCCGCTTCGAGCTCGTCCTCGCCGGGACCGACGCGCCCACGCTGCGCGCCGCCGGCGACCGCGCGCTCGACGAGATCGCCTCCCTCCACGACCGCCTCTCCGCGTTCGACCCCGTCAGCACCCTCTCGCGCATCAACCGCGAGGCGCACACGGCGCCCATCGCCGTCGCGGGTGATCTCTTCGACCTGCTCGCCCTGGCGCACCGGGTCTGGGCCGAGAGCGCCGGCGCGTTCGATCCCACCATCGGCCCGCTCATGCGCCTCTGGGGCCTGCGGGGCGAATCCCCGAACTGTCCCCCCGACCACGCCGCCCTCGACGCGGCCCGCGCTCGCGTCGGCTTTGCGCACGTCGATCTCGACGCCGCGTCCTGCTCCGTACGACTCGCCCGACCCGGCATGCAGCTCGACCTGGGCGCGATCGCCAAGGGGCACGCCATCGACGTCGCGCTGGCGATCCTCCGCGACGCCGGCGTTCCCGCGGCCCTCATCCACGCCGGCACCAGTTCCGTCGGCGCCATCGGGGCGCCCCCGGGGCTGCAGGCCTGGCACGTCCGCGTGCGCCCGCGGGCGCCCGGGCCGACCCTGGGCGTGCGCCTGCGCGATGCGTGCCTGGGTGTCAGCGAGCCGGGCGGGCGGGTCGCGCACGTGGGGAGTCGCGATGTCGGACACGTCATCGACCCGCGATCGGGCGTACCCGTCGAATCCGCCGGGGCCGCCCTCGTCGTCGCCCGAAGCGGCGCGCTCGCCGACGCGTGGTCGACGGCGCTGCTGGTCCTCGCCCGGCGGCCGACTACCCTCGACGCGGCGTCCGACGGGCCCGCGACGGGCCCCACGACGAGCACCACGACGAGCGCCGTGCTCGCGCGCGGCGCCTGGACCATCGACGACCCGCGCGGGTGCATAGACGTGGACGCGCCCGCCGATTCGCACACCACTCCCCCGCCTCTCGGAGGTTCCACATGA
- a CDS encoding Gfo/Idh/MocA family oxidoreductase has protein sequence MSQFDRRTFLATAAGAALVALTPGSLPAAVRAHGAPLGVGIVGCGRQGRRLLLELVERLGAGAKVVALCDTVERNAESQASRARGARVFADHAAMLRDAPEVEAVIIATPTHLHKDIALACIAAGKHVYCEAPIAHTVEDCVAIAKAARGSGKVFAVGCEGRSNPVYQLARTFFRSDAVRDLVSMYAQNHYKTPWGRPGDWWLDPSVSLGLAGEWGVQQFDVLHWYRGSYPASVSGHGSIRLHQDGREVHDAIRCTFRWDDDREAHYDATCANSFGGRHETFTGVNAAIKLAWSHAWMFKEADAPTQGWEVYANRQQFHNDEGITLIAGATKLAEQGKLKEGVGLPYPPHYYALNDFLASIIDKAEVRCSASEGARATIVAIHAARAVKEGTRVDIDPALLREV, from the coding sequence ATGAGCCAGTTCGACCGCCGAACGTTCCTCGCCACCGCCGCCGGGGCGGCACTCGTCGCCCTGACGCCCGGCTCGCTCCCCGCCGCCGTCCGCGCCCACGGCGCGCCGCTCGGGGTGGGCATCGTCGGGTGCGGGCGCCAGGGGCGCCGGCTGCTGCTCGAACTGGTGGAGCGCCTGGGCGCGGGCGCGAAGGTCGTGGCGCTGTGCGACACGGTGGAGCGCAACGCCGAGAGCCAGGCCAGCCGCGCGCGGGGGGCCAGGGTCTTCGCCGATCACGCGGCGATGCTGCGCGACGCCCCCGAGGTCGAGGCGGTGATCATCGCGACGCCCACGCACCTGCACAAGGACATCGCGTTGGCGTGCATCGCCGCCGGCAAGCACGTGTACTGCGAGGCGCCGATCGCCCACACGGTGGAGGACTGCGTGGCGATCGCCAAGGCCGCCCGGGGCTCGGGCAAGGTCTTCGCCGTCGGGTGCGAGGGGCGTTCGAACCCGGTGTACCAGCTCGCGCGGACGTTCTTCCGGTCCGACGCGGTGCGAGACCTGGTGTCGATGTACGCGCAGAACCACTACAAGACGCCCTGGGGGCGCCCGGGCGACTGGTGGCTCGATCCCTCGGTCTCGCTTGGGCTCGCGGGCGAGTGGGGCGTGCAGCAGTTCGACGTGCTGCACTGGTACCGGGGCTCGTACCCCGCGAGCGTCAGCGGGCACGGGTCGATCCGCCTGCACCAGGACGGGCGCGAGGTCCACGACGCCATCCGCTGCACCTTCCGGTGGGACGATGATCGCGAGGCCCACTACGACGCGACGTGCGCGAACTCCTTCGGCGGGCGGCACGAGACCTTCACGGGCGTCAACGCCGCCATCAAGCTCGCGTGGTCGCATGCCTGGATGTTCAAGGAGGCCGACGCGCCCACGCAGGGCTGGGAGGTCTACGCGAACCGTCAGCAGTTCCACAACGACGAGGGCATCACGCTCATCGCCGGCGCCACCAAGCTCGCCGAGCAGGGCAAACTCAAGGAGGGCGTCGGCCTTCCCTACCCGCCCCACTACTACGCCCTCAACGACTTCCTCGCGTCGATCATCGACAAGGCCGAGGTGCGCTGCTCGGCCAGCGAGGGCGCCCGCGCCACGATCGTCGCCATCCACGCCGCCCGCGCCGTCAAGGAAGGCACGCGCGTCGACATCGACCCCGCGCTGCTGAGGGAGGTCTAG
- a CDS encoding glycosyl hydrolase — translation MQEARMTLRGAALAAGALVLSAVLAGQGQKPASQPAPTPTPTPTPTPTPTPPPQPPAPTPAEPEKKPADGAEKKEPKLNAGLLAGMPLRSIGPALFSGRIADFAMHPARPHEFYVAVASGNVWKTTNGGVTLTPVFDSYGSYSIGVVTMDPSNPSVVWVGTGENNSQRSVGWGDGVYVSRDAGKSFTNVGLKESEHIGEIVVDPRDSNVVYVAAQGPLWRSGGDRGLYKTTDGGQTWARVLHISDDTGVNEVHLDPRNPDVLYASAYQRRRHVWTLINGGPESAIYKSTDAGATWRKIEKGLPSVDKGRIGMAVSPANPDIVYAIVEAAQGEGGVFRSTDRGESWEKRSSYMTSSPQYYNELVPDPHNADRFYTMDTFMHVTDDGGATLTRVPIADTHVDFHALWIDPKNTDHLIAGNDGGIYETFDRANWRHVPNLPVMQFYRVAVDNAKPFYNVYGGTQDNNTLGGPSRTIDRIGIPSESWFVTVGGDGFEPAVDPDDPNIVYSQWQHAGLIRFDRRTGEIVDIKPREKAGEAPFVWNWDSALTISPHNGKRLYFGSRVLHRSDDRGDTWTTVSPDLTRGVDRNRLTVMGVVQKPDAVAKHMSTSIYGNIVSLSESPMVEGLLYVGTDDGLIQVTEDAGKTWRKIDKVPGVPEMTYVSDLEASRHDPDRVYATFDHHKNGDFTPYVLRSDDRGRTWTPIAGDLPAKDTVLSIVEDHVRPELLFVGTEFGVYTSLDAGQTWLKLGGVPTIAVRDLEIQRRESDLVIATFGRGFYVLDDYSPLRSLNEDALQQDALLLTPRPALSYIETSRLGGTFGRGWVGADHYAAKNPPFGAVFTYYLKDKVMSRKERRAEAEKKDGWTYPSVDDFRAEDREPEPKVLLVIRDGSGEVIRRLEVPREAGLHRVAWNLRYASSSPVSLGTRGLDPWDVETDGTLVPPGTYGAQLATLVDGVETPLGERVEVTVVDANLSPLSVRDEARDDKFDFERKLANLQRAVEGASSVAGEVQGRLEHLLKGAKMTPGLDGAVLARIEAVRRRVADVQASLRGDPTLSRRAEPEPPSISSRVSEAVSSLLFTTQAPTTTQREQYALACDEFERTLADLRRLITEDLAALERDMEAAGAPWTPGRLPEWTR, via the coding sequence ATGCAAGAAGCCCGGATGACGTTGCGTGGCGCGGCATTGGCCGCGGGTGCGCTGGTGCTGAGCGCGGTGCTGGCGGGGCAGGGGCAGAAGCCCGCGTCGCAGCCGGCCCCGACGCCAACCCCGACGCCAACCCCCACGCCGACCCCTACACCCCCGCCGCAGCCCCCTGCGCCGACGCCGGCGGAGCCGGAGAAGAAGCCGGCGGACGGTGCGGAGAAGAAGGAGCCGAAGCTGAACGCGGGGCTGCTGGCGGGCATGCCGCTGCGGTCGATCGGGCCGGCGCTGTTCTCGGGGCGGATCGCCGACTTCGCGATGCACCCGGCCAGGCCGCACGAGTTCTACGTGGCGGTGGCGTCGGGCAACGTGTGGAAGACGACCAACGGGGGCGTGACGTTGACGCCGGTGTTCGACTCGTACGGGTCGTACTCGATCGGCGTGGTCACGATGGACCCGAGCAACCCGAGCGTGGTGTGGGTGGGCACGGGGGAGAACAACTCGCAGCGCTCGGTGGGGTGGGGCGACGGCGTGTACGTCTCTCGCGACGCGGGTAAGTCGTTCACGAACGTCGGGCTGAAGGAATCGGAGCACATCGGCGAGATCGTCGTCGACCCGCGCGACTCGAACGTGGTGTACGTCGCGGCGCAGGGCCCGCTCTGGCGGAGCGGGGGCGACCGCGGGCTCTACAAGACGACCGACGGCGGGCAGACGTGGGCGCGCGTGCTGCACATCTCCGACGACACGGGCGTCAACGAGGTGCACCTGGACCCCCGCAACCCCGACGTGCTGTACGCGAGCGCCTACCAGCGCCGGCGCCACGTGTGGACGCTCATCAACGGCGGGCCCGAGTCGGCGATCTACAAGAGCACCGACGCGGGCGCGACCTGGCGGAAGATCGAGAAGGGCCTCCCGAGCGTCGACAAGGGACGCATCGGGATGGCGGTGAGCCCCGCGAACCCGGACATCGTGTACGCGATCGTCGAGGCGGCCCAGGGCGAGGGGGGCGTGTTCCGGTCGACCGATCGGGGCGAGAGTTGGGAGAAGCGCAGCTCGTACATGACGAGCAGCCCCCAGTACTACAACGAGCTCGTGCCCGACCCGCACAACGCGGACCGGTTCTACACGATGGACACGTTCATGCACGTGACCGACGACGGCGGGGCGACGCTCACGCGCGTGCCGATCGCCGACACGCACGTCGACTTCCATGCGCTGTGGATCGACCCCAAGAACACCGACCACCTGATCGCCGGGAACGACGGGGGCATCTACGAGACCTTCGACCGTGCCAACTGGCGACACGTCCCGAACCTGCCCGTGATGCAGTTCTACCGCGTGGCGGTCGACAACGCGAAGCCCTTCTACAACGTGTACGGCGGGACGCAGGACAACAACACGCTCGGCGGCCCCAGCCGCACGATCGACCGCATCGGCATCCCCAGCGAGTCGTGGTTCGTCACGGTGGGGGGCGACGGGTTCGAGCCGGCGGTGGACCCCGACGATCCGAACATCGTGTACAGCCAGTGGCAGCACGCGGGGCTGATCCGGTTCGACCGGCGGACGGGGGAGATCGTTGACATCAAGCCGCGCGAGAAGGCGGGCGAAGCGCCCTTCGTGTGGAACTGGGATTCGGCGCTCACCATCAGCCCGCACAACGGGAAGCGCCTGTACTTCGGCTCGCGCGTGCTGCACCGCTCGGACGACCGGGGCGACACGTGGACAACGGTGAGCCCGGACCTGACCCGGGGCGTTGATCGCAACCGGCTCACGGTGATGGGCGTGGTGCAGAAGCCCGACGCCGTGGCGAAGCACATGTCGACCTCGATCTACGGGAACATCGTGTCGCTGAGCGAATCACCGATGGTGGAGGGGCTGCTGTACGTCGGCACCGACGACGGGCTGATCCAGGTGACCGAGGACGCGGGGAAGACCTGGCGGAAGATCGACAAGGTGCCCGGCGTGCCCGAGATGACGTACGTGAGCGACCTGGAGGCGTCGCGCCACGACCCGGACCGGGTGTACGCGACGTTCGACCACCACAAGAACGGGGATTTCACGCCTTACGTGCTGCGGAGCGACGACCGCGGGCGGACGTGGACGCCCATCGCGGGCGACCTGCCGGCGAAGGACACGGTGCTGTCGATCGTGGAGGACCACGTGCGGCCCGAGCTGCTGTTCGTGGGCACCGAGTTCGGCGTGTACACGTCGCTGGACGCGGGGCAGACGTGGCTCAAACTCGGGGGCGTGCCGACGATCGCGGTGCGCGACCTGGAGATCCAGCGGCGCGAGAGCGACCTGGTGATCGCGACGTTCGGGCGCGGGTTCTACGTGCTCGACGACTACTCGCCCCTGCGGAGTTTGAACGAGGACGCGCTGCAGCAGGACGCGCTGCTGCTGACGCCCCGCCCGGCGCTGAGCTACATCGAGACCTCGCGCCTGGGGGGCACGTTCGGACGCGGGTGGGTGGGGGCCGATCACTACGCGGCCAAGAACCCGCCCTTCGGCGCGGTGTTTACGTACTACCTCAAGGACAAGGTGATGTCGCGCAAGGAGCGCCGTGCCGAGGCCGAGAAGAAGGACGGGTGGACGTACCCGAGCGTGGACGACTTCCGCGCGGAGGACCGCGAGCCCGAGCCCAAGGTGCTGCTGGTGATCCGCGACGGATCGGGCGAGGTGATCCGGCGGCTGGAAGTGCCGCGGGAGGCGGGGCTGCACCGCGTGGCGTGGAACCTGCGGTACGCGTCGAGCTCGCCCGTCTCGCTGGGCACGCGCGGGCTGGACCCCTGGGACGTGGAGACGGACGGCACGCTCGTGCCGCCGGGCACGTACGGGGCCCAACTGGCGACGCTGGTGGACGGCGTGGAAACGCCGCTGGGCGAGCGTGTGGAGGTGACGGTGGTCGACGCGAACCTGTCGCCCCTTTCGGTGCGCGACGAGGCGCGCGACGACAAGTTCGACTTCGAGCGCAAGCTCGCGAACCTGCAGCGTGCGGTCGAGGGCGCGTCGTCGGTGGCGGGCGAGGTGCAGGGACGCCTGGAGCACCTGCTGAAGGGCGCGAAGATGACGCCCGGGCTCGACGGCGCGGTGCTCGCGCGCATCGAGGCGGTGCGACGGCGCGTGGCCGACGTGCAGGCGTCGCTGCGGGGCGATCCGACGCTGTCGCGCCGTGCCGAGCCCGAGCCGCCGTCGATCTCGTCGCGCGTGTCGGAGGCGGTCTCGTCGCTGCTGTTCACGACGCAGGCGCCGACGACGACGCAGCGCGAGCAGTACGCGCTCGCGTGCGACGAGTTCGAGCGGACGCTCGCGGACCTGCGCCGGCTGATCACCGAAGACCTGGCGGCGCTGGAGCGAGACATGGAGGCGGCGGGCGCGCCGTGGACGCCCGGGCGACTGCCGGAGTGGACGCGCTAG